A region from the Muribaculum gordoncarteri genome encodes:
- a CDS encoding tetratricopeptide repeat protein yields the protein MKHLLHIFITVVCIAVVAGCADNSRLRDDIDRAGRLADTRPDSAIALLDSLSPAINQADKATRMRYDLMLIKSRDKAYIEHRNDSMIAPVVEYFTDHTDPDLTPLALYYAGRVYSDLGDAPRALDYYYNALNSLNDNPENNMMRYLISGQIGTIFQQQDIYVNAKYYFDIAHKCAKEMHDTTRIVRILLQSAICFRQLGKPDSALICYNKALENQLRLNDLKGLNRVRSQIASYYIQLDMFEKADSIFKPVLECYPSDIEQQVHSIASNIYIELNDTAKALPHIHWMLDSGSLLNKKSASGLLANIAMAKEDVSQTVEYINMYILYNDSLNKSYNNEELAKINAKYNFAIRERENEKLSAQNARNQFYILTLLLILIIVAVSATACIIYLKNKRLQAINEYQKIQRIIDNSDIGVKKHLSKKKEELDLIQNYTSVNDKSVQISSQFCNKHDAIIDSEPAVSIFLSPILLKFKSNGFRPQETDWGELMKEIESAYPSFFETLSYIGVHKTSDLRVSMLIKVGFAPGEIAPIMMKSFSSISSIRSRLYQRYFKKEDSAFKNWDDFIGSL from the coding sequence ATGAAGCATTTGTTACACATATTCATCACCGTCGTGTGCATCGCCGTCGTCGCCGGATGTGCCGACAACTCGCGTCTGCGCGACGACATCGACCGCGCCGGACGGCTCGCCGACACCCGTCCCGACAGCGCAATCGCGCTCCTCGACTCACTGTCACCCGCCATCAATCAAGCCGACAAGGCAACGCGGATGCGTTACGACCTGATGCTAATAAAATCACGCGACAAGGCCTACATCGAGCACCGCAACGACTCAATGATAGCCCCCGTGGTCGAATACTTCACCGACCACACCGACCCCGATCTCACCCCGCTTGCCCTATACTACGCCGGACGAGTCTACAGCGACCTCGGCGACGCCCCCCGCGCCCTCGACTACTATTATAACGCACTTAATTCCCTCAATGACAATCCGGAAAACAATATGATGCGATATCTAATCTCCGGACAGATTGGAACAATTTTTCAACAACAGGACATATACGTAAATGCAAAATATTATTTTGACATTGCCCACAAATGTGCTAAAGAAATGCATGACACAACACGCATTGTCAGGATACTTCTTCAATCTGCGATATGCTTTCGCCAACTTGGCAAACCAGACAGCGCACTAATATGCTATAACAAAGCTTTGGAAAATCAATTGAGGCTAAATGACCTAAAAGGACTTAACCGAGTACGTTCGCAAATTGCATCATACTACATTCAATTGGATATGTTTGAGAAGGCCGATTCAATATTCAAACCGGTTTTGGAATGCTATCCTTCCGACATAGAGCAGCAGGTACACTCAATAGCTTCCAATATTTATATCGAACTAAATGACACAGCCAAGGCACTGCCTCACATCCATTGGATGCTCGACAGTGGTTCATTGCTCAACAAAAAATCGGCAAGCGGTTTATTGGCCAACATTGCAATGGCAAAAGAAGATGTGTCGCAAACAGTAGAATACATAAACATGTATATACTATATAACGATTCATTGAATAAAAGTTATAACAATGAGGAACTTGCTAAAATAAATGCAAAATACAACTTCGCTATTCGCGAACGAGAAAATGAGAAATTGTCAGCGCAAAACGCAAGAAATCAATTCTATATCCTGACATTGCTGTTAATACTCATAATCGTGGCTGTATCGGCAACTGCATGCATCATATATCTAAAGAACAAGCGTTTGCAAGCTATCAATGAATATCAAAAGATACAACGTATAATCGACAACAGCGACATTGGTGTTAAAAAGCACCTCTCAAAGAAAAAAGAAGAACTTGATTTGATACAGAATTATACATCCGTCAACGATAAAAGCGTTCAAATCAGTTCTCAATTTTGCAACAAACACGATGCAATCATTGATAGCGAACCTGCGGTTTCCATATTCCTAAGCCCAATACTACTTAAATTCAAAAGTAATGGATTTCGACCTCAGGAAACGGATTGGGGAGAGCTTATGAAAGAGATAGAATCAGCATACCCATCATTTTTTGAAACATTGAGTTATATCGGAGTACATAAAACTAGCGATCTTAGAGTATCTATGCTTATAAAAGTGGGGTTTGCTCCAGGTGAAATAGCCCCGATAATGATGAAAAGCTTTAGCTCAATTTCATCGATACGATCACGATTATATCAAAGGTACTTTAAAAAAGAGGATTCTGCATTTAAGAATTGGGATGACTTTATAGGTTCATTATAA
- a CDS encoding alpha-L-arabinofuranosidase C-terminal domain-containing protein, with amino-acid sequence MLPTKIIAIALMCAASWLSMTAQVPDSVYIFSYAESGKSGLRLAVSDNGVNWTSLGDGMNFVTSDFGSWGGSATSKKMYSPRLYFSNGDKKWHAIWQVTPSGGTYAHAVSDNLIDWRPQTFFRESDMSKYRPTSYRKVDSREAYINGKAQYGSVQKISKAEADYINKRIAERKAADARHGEQAKDDPTRFAGLKDVNATIDITDNSKAISDKLIGIFFEDINYAADGGLYAELVRNRDFEFSSNDRHGWNPTTGWAIEGAELTIDTVAPIHPNNPHYAAIDASNGAVELVNNGFDGIKLTKGEGYNFSIFGRSKGATPGSINVSLVTPDGATAANATVKIASKEWRKYEVSMKSRINADSARLVVKIPANARVDLDMVSLFPQNTFKNRRNGLRKDLAQTLADLKPRFVRFPGGCVAHGQGIDNIYDWKGSVGPLEARKPLSNLWGYHQTRGLGYHEYFQFCEDINAEPLPVLAAGVPCQNSNHAAHHTHDELTLFGQQDGIPMEEMDAYVQDVLDLIEYANGDAKSTEWGRKRAEAGHPKPFNLKYIGIGNEDLISPAFKVRFKMINDAVREKYPDITVVGTVGPFYEGADYIEGWEFAREENVPMVDEHYYVSPGWMIHNQHYYDNYDRKGPKVYLGEYAAHLPGRPSNIETALAEALYLTSVERNADVVEMTSYAPLLAKDRNTQWTPDLIYFSNNDVRPTVDYYVQKLYGNNSGNRYVDSKVTLDNNDDAVSKRIGVSVVTDDKSGDMIIKLVNMLPVNVNTTVNLPYSAKSATLTRLSGSPVDKDVKPVTSTLKVNGSAIPTTLPKYSMTVIRLKNGK; translated from the coding sequence ATGCTACCAACCAAAATCATTGCAATTGCATTAATGTGCGCCGCTTCGTGGTTGTCGATGACAGCACAAGTGCCCGACTCTGTTTACATATTCTCCTACGCCGAATCAGGCAAGAGCGGTCTGCGCCTCGCCGTGAGCGACAACGGCGTCAACTGGACCTCGCTCGGCGACGGAATGAATTTCGTGACATCGGACTTCGGTTCGTGGGGCGGTTCGGCTACATCCAAGAAGATGTATTCGCCCCGACTCTATTTCTCCAACGGCGACAAGAAGTGGCACGCCATCTGGCAGGTGACTCCTTCGGGAGGCACATACGCCCACGCTGTTTCGGACAACTTAATCGACTGGCGTCCGCAGACATTCTTCCGTGAAAGCGACATGTCGAAATATCGCCCGACATCGTACCGCAAGGTGGACAGCCGCGAGGCCTACATCAACGGGAAGGCACAATACGGCTCGGTTCAGAAAATATCGAAGGCCGAAGCCGACTACATAAACAAACGCATCGCCGAGCGCAAGGCTGCCGACGCACGCCACGGCGAACAGGCCAAGGACGATCCCACCCGCTTTGCCGGGCTTAAGGATGTCAACGCCACCATCGACATTACCGACAACTCAAAGGCAATCAGCGACAAGCTGATAGGAATATTCTTTGAGGACATCAACTACGCGGCCGACGGCGGCCTCTATGCCGAACTGGTGCGCAACCGCGACTTTGAGTTCAGCAGCAACGACCGTCACGGCTGGAACCCCACAACCGGATGGGCCATCGAGGGCGCAGAGCTCACCATCGACACCGTGGCTCCCATTCATCCCAACAACCCCCACTATGCGGCCATCGACGCATCGAACGGAGCTGTAGAGCTTGTCAACAACGGATTTGACGGCATCAAGCTGACCAAGGGCGAGGGCTACAACTTCTCGATATTCGGTCGCTCAAAGGGTGCAACTCCCGGCTCAATCAATGTGTCGCTCGTGACACCCGACGGCGCAACAGCCGCCAACGCCACAGTGAAGATAGCATCGAAGGAGTGGCGCAAATACGAAGTGAGCATGAAGTCGCGCATCAACGCCGACTCGGCCCGCCTCGTGGTCAAGATACCCGCCAACGCCCGTGTCGACCTCGACATGGTGTCGCTCTTCCCCCAAAACACATTCAAGAACCGCCGCAACGGCCTGCGCAAAGACCTTGCACAGACGCTCGCCGACCTGAAGCCCCGATTTGTACGCTTCCCCGGCGGATGCGTGGCTCACGGCCAGGGCATCGACAACATCTACGACTGGAAAGGCTCGGTGGGCCCGCTTGAAGCCCGCAAGCCACTCTCCAACCTGTGGGGCTATCACCAGACACGCGGACTCGGCTATCACGAATATTTCCAATTCTGCGAGGACATAAACGCCGAACCGCTGCCCGTGCTTGCCGCCGGCGTACCCTGCCAGAACTCCAACCACGCCGCCCACCACACCCATGACGAGCTGACCCTCTTCGGTCAGCAGGACGGAATACCGATGGAGGAGATGGACGCCTACGTTCAGGATGTGCTCGACCTCATCGAATATGCCAACGGCGACGCCAAGAGCACCGAATGGGGACGCAAACGCGCTGAAGCAGGACATCCCAAGCCTTTCAACCTGAAATATATAGGAATAGGCAACGAAGACCTCATATCGCCCGCCTTCAAGGTGCGATTCAAGATGATCAACGACGCAGTGCGCGAGAAGTATCCCGACATAACGGTTGTGGGTACGGTGGGACCTTTCTATGAAGGAGCCGACTATATCGAGGGCTGGGAATTTGCCCGCGAGGAGAATGTGCCGATGGTCGACGAGCACTACTATGTGTCGCCCGGATGGATGATTCACAACCAGCACTACTACGACAACTACGACCGCAAGGGCCCGAAGGTGTATCTCGGCGAATATGCGGCTCACCTGCCCGGCCGTCCCAGCAACATCGAAACCGCTCTTGCCGAAGCCCTCTACCTTACCTCGGTAGAACGTAACGCCGATGTGGTAGAGATGACAAGCTACGCTCCCCTGCTGGCCAAAGACCGCAACACACAGTGGACTCCCGACCTCATCTACTTCAGCAACAACGATGTGCGCCCCACCGTCGACTACTATGTCCAGAAACTTTACGGCAACAACAGCGGCAACCGCTATGTCGACTCGAAGGTGACGCTCGACAACAACGACGATGCAGTGTCGAAGCGAATAGGCGTATCAGTGGTTACCGACGACAAGAGCGGCGACATGATCATCAAGCTCGTCAACATGCTTCCGGTGAACGTGAACACTACCGTCAACCTACCCTACTCGGCCAAGAGCGCTACCTTGACACGCCTTTCGGGCAGCCCCGTCGACAAGGATGTAAAGCCCGTGACCTCGACACTGAAGGTTAACGGCTCAGCCATTCCCACGACGCTGCCCAAGTACTCAATGACCGTGATAAGGCTAAAAAACGGAAAATAA
- a CDS encoding DUF3244 domain-containing protein → MKHFLCAIMMIFSLALFAKEKPISVEQSKEQQTIVDRSLGYSPYVTIDDNDVLRVYGEYSDNVTVVVFNNNSMVWSGYPSSSNNQCQEFTVTGLTKGINYTLYLNIDETTYIGEFTK, encoded by the coding sequence ATGAAACATTTCCTTTGTGCAATAATGATGATATTTTCATTAGCACTATTTGCAAAAGAAAAGCCAATAAGCGTTGAACAAAGCAAAGAGCAACAAACGATTGTTGATCGTTCATTAGGTTATTCTCCTTATGTCACCATCGATGACAATGATGTGTTACGCGTATATGGCGAATACAGTGATAATGTAACTGTAGTTGTTTTTAACAATAACAGCATGGTGTGGAGCGGGTACCCGTCAAGCTCCAATAATCAATGCCAAGAGTTTACAGTAACAGGATTGACTAAAGGCATAAACTACACCCTATACCTTAACATCGATGAAACAACCTACATCGGTGAATTCACTAAATAA
- a CDS encoding radical SAM/SPASM domain-containing protein: MKKSIYNTYLHPTENSTVIYNALTDTTVVIPDKIICDTNILDVNESLLSKLVTEGFIVDDIVDERDEFIKRALTIEKNDTSFHLIINPTINCNFHCWYCYESHIASKMAPEMIERVKSLIDKIINEGKNLTISFFGGEPMLYYNEVMVPILKHAYDKSSEAQIPFSANMTSNGFLLSEKRIKAMKMLNFTGAQITLDGDKDIHNSIRFRHKGDDTFTHIVNNIKLMVKNGMSVTLRVNCSKDNMASIGQIPAYFNELTCDEKKLIRVDLQIVWQDNNRKEIYAYMDNMITAFSNEGIPSAKMDFRSFCYGDIRNSCMINYNGDIYKCTAVDFAKTPRDGYLSSEGEIIWENDSLEKRMASKFKNPNCRHCRIFPLCHGGCTKQSMGSTDYCMHNFDDDEKDSIVTNRILLNVTSC; the protein is encoded by the coding sequence ATGAAAAAAAGCATATACAACACATATCTGCACCCTACTGAAAATTCTACGGTAATCTATAATGCATTGACCGATACTACAGTAGTTATACCCGATAAAATTATATGTGACACCAACATCCTTGATGTAAATGAGTCGTTGTTAAGTAAACTTGTAACGGAGGGATTCATTGTTGATGACATTGTAGATGAACGTGATGAGTTTATTAAGAGAGCATTGACAATCGAAAAAAATGACACAAGTTTTCATCTAATAATAAATCCTACGATTAACTGTAATTTTCATTGTTGGTACTGCTATGAATCACACATTGCATCAAAAATGGCACCTGAAATGATTGAACGCGTCAAGTCGCTGATTGACAAAATAATAAATGAGGGCAAAAATTTGACAATATCATTTTTCGGTGGAGAGCCAATGCTATATTATAACGAAGTCATGGTGCCAATATTAAAACATGCCTATGACAAATCATCTGAAGCCCAAATTCCGTTCTCGGCCAACATGACATCCAACGGTTTCCTCCTGTCGGAAAAAAGAATAAAGGCAATGAAAATGTTGAATTTCACTGGAGCGCAAATAACTCTTGACGGCGACAAAGATATACACAACAGCATACGTTTTCGCCATAAGGGCGATGACACATTCACTCATATAGTGAATAATATAAAATTAATGGTTAAAAACGGAATGAGCGTAACATTGAGAGTGAACTGTTCAAAGGACAACATGGCATCAATAGGGCAGATTCCCGCTTATTTCAATGAACTGACTTGTGATGAAAAGAAACTGATTCGTGTAGACTTACAGATTGTATGGCAGGATAACAATCGCAAGGAAATATATGCCTACATGGATAACATGATCACCGCATTCAGTAACGAGGGTATCCCTTCAGCCAAAATGGATTTCCGTAGTTTTTGTTATGGGGACATAAGAAACAGCTGTATGATAAATTACAACGGAGATATCTACAAATGTACAGCGGTTGACTTTGCAAAGACACCAAGGGACGGATATCTTTCATCGGAAGGAGAAATCATCTGGGAAAACGACTCATTGGAAAAACGAATGGCTTCAAAATTTAAAAATCCCAATTGCCGTCATTGTAGAATATTTCCATTGTGCCATGGTGGTTGTACAAAGCAATCAATGGGATCAACCGACTATTGTATGCACAACTTCGATGATGATGAAAAGGACAGCATTGTAACTAATCGAATATTATTAAACGTGACATCGTGTTAA
- the ilvD gene encoding dihydroxy-acid dehydratase, giving the protein MSRPLRSATSTQGRRMAGARALWRANGMKEEQIGKPIIAIVNSFTQFVPGHTHLHNIGQIVKEEIERQGCFAAEFNTIAIDDGIAMGHDGMLYSLPSRDLIADSVEYMVNAHKADAMVCISNCDKVTPGMLMAAMRLNIPAIFVSGGPMEAGRLGDRPLDLIDIMIDAADDTVSDDTVTLLEQKGCPTCGSCSGMFTANSMNSLNEAIGLALPGNGTIVATHRQREELFRKAARQIVKNTLAYYNDDDESVLPRNIATREAMLNAMTLDIAMGGSTNTVLHLLAIAHEAEADFTMDDIDRLSRVTPVLCKVAPNSKYHIQDVNRAGGILSIMKILADRGLLDTSVKRVDGHTLAEAVKLYAIDGEKVSDEARTLWLSAPGGGRNLVLGSQNSTYSELDTDRAGGCIRDFDHAYVKDGGLAVLRGNIAADGCVVKTAGVDESIFHFRGPAKVFQSQEEAVDGILRDKVVSGDVVVITHEGPKGGPGMQEMLYPTSYIKSKHLGKECALITDGRFSGGTSGLSIGHISPEAAAGGNIGLVRDGDMIDINIPERTINVLISDEELAERRKQEEARGKDAFTPVSRDRVISKALKAYASMVTSPDKGGVRE; this is encoded by the coding sequence ATGAGCAGACCACTACGCAGTGCCACAAGCACCCAAGGCCGTCGCATGGCCGGAGCCCGCGCCCTATGGCGCGCCAACGGCATGAAAGAGGAGCAGATAGGCAAGCCTATAATAGCCATAGTCAACTCATTCACCCAATTTGTTCCGGGTCACACGCATCTGCACAACATAGGGCAGATTGTAAAGGAAGAGATTGAACGACAGGGATGCTTCGCCGCCGAATTCAACACCATAGCCATCGACGACGGCATAGCGATGGGACATGACGGAATGCTCTATTCGCTCCCGTCGCGCGACCTCATCGCCGACTCGGTAGAGTACATGGTCAACGCCCACAAGGCCGACGCGATGGTGTGCATATCCAACTGCGACAAAGTGACCCCGGGAATGCTCATGGCAGCCATGCGACTCAACATCCCGGCGATATTCGTGTCGGGAGGCCCCATGGAGGCAGGCCGCCTCGGCGACCGTCCGCTCGACCTCATCGACATAATGATCGATGCCGCCGACGACACTGTGAGCGACGACACCGTCACTCTGCTCGAACAGAAAGGCTGCCCCACCTGCGGTTCCTGCTCGGGAATGTTCACAGCCAACTCGATGAACTCGCTCAACGAGGCCATAGGCCTTGCGCTGCCCGGCAACGGCACCATAGTAGCCACCCACCGTCAGCGCGAAGAGCTGTTCCGCAAGGCCGCCCGCCAAATCGTAAAGAACACCCTCGCCTACTACAACGACGATGACGAGAGCGTGCTTCCCCGCAACATAGCCACCCGCGAGGCGATGCTCAACGCAATGACACTCGACATAGCGATGGGCGGCTCCACCAACACCGTGCTTCACCTGCTGGCCATAGCCCACGAGGCCGAAGCCGACTTCACGATGGACGACATCGACCGCCTGTCGCGCGTCACTCCGGTGCTGTGCAAGGTGGCTCCCAACTCAAAATACCACATCCAGGATGTGAACCGCGCAGGCGGCATCCTGTCGATAATGAAGATACTCGCCGACCGCGGCTTGCTCGACACCTCGGTCAAGCGTGTCGACGGCCACACCCTTGCCGAAGCCGTAAAGCTATATGCAATCGACGGCGAGAAGGTGAGCGACGAGGCCCGCACACTGTGGCTGAGCGCACCCGGCGGAGGCCGCAACCTGGTGCTCGGCTCGCAGAACAGCACCTATTCGGAGCTTGACACCGACCGTGCAGGAGGCTGCATACGCGACTTCGACCACGCCTATGTGAAGGACGGCGGCCTTGCAGTGCTGCGAGGAAACATAGCCGCCGACGGATGCGTTGTAAAAACCGCCGGAGTTGATGAGAGCATATTCCACTTCCGCGGCCCGGCCAAGGTGTTCCAGTCGCAGGAAGAGGCCGTTGACGGAATACTCCGCGACAAGGTAGTGAGCGGCGATGTCGTAGTCATCACCCACGAAGGCCCCAAGGGAGGCCCCGGAATGCAGGAGATGCTCTACCCCACCAGTTACATCAAGTCGAAGCACCTCGGCAAGGAGTGCGCACTCATAACCGACGGCCGATTCTCGGGCGGCACCTCGGGCCTGTCGATAGGCCACATATCGCCCGAAGCCGCCGCAGGAGGCAACATAGGACTTGTGCGCGACGGCGACATGATCGACATCAACATACCCGAGCGCACTATCAACGTGCTCATCAGCGACGAA
- a CDS encoding family 43 glycosylhydrolase produces MKKLVIAAMMLAATGVTAMCAVTPPIVNGEVFPDTEGNHINAHGGAIMEYDGTYYWYGEHRGEGRPGKGQRGVACYTSTDLRNWTNRGIVLSVTDEAGSPIEEGCIIERPKVIYCPATGRFVMWFHNELKGQGYAAAQAGVATSDNPLGPFKLSASSRVNPGIYPLNMSEADRARNWDGVELEWWTPDWYEAINQGMLNKRDHESGQMSRDMTVFIDDDGKAYHIYSAEENLTLNIAELDSTYERHTGRYIRIFPGGHNEAPAIFKKDGTYWMITSGCTGWAPNTARLMRADSIMGTWTQLPNPCVGPGADITFGGQSTYIMPHEGGFTFMADIWNPKDLGNSRHIWLPIEFRTDGTPYIMGRERGEASGDEAWRMVWSDEFDRDGKPDPKIWSYENGFVRNHELQWYQPENANCRDGLLVIEARSENRPNPTYSANADANDWRKSRKTIDYTSACVKTRGTKDMLYGRLDVRARIPVGGGSWPAIWLLGEKQPWPSCGEIDVMEYYRINGEPHILANAAWGTDKPHQAKWNSQRIPYSHFTDADPFWAEKFHIWRMDWDEENIKLYLDGELLNTIPLSSTVNGKQGNGTNPFTSPQYILLNLAIGGDNGGTPDPECFPMKYEIDYVRLYEPAARK; encoded by the coding sequence ATGAAGAAATTAGTGATTGCGGCAATGATGCTTGCCGCAACCGGAGTGACGGCAATGTGCGCCGTCACTCCCCCGATTGTCAACGGCGAGGTTTTTCCCGACACCGAGGGCAATCACATCAACGCCCACGGCGGCGCGATAATGGAGTATGACGGCACCTACTACTGGTATGGCGAACACCGCGGCGAAGGGCGTCCCGGCAAGGGACAGCGCGGAGTCGCCTGCTACACCTCGACCGACCTGCGCAACTGGACCAACCGCGGCATCGTGCTTTCGGTTACCGACGAAGCCGGCAGCCCCATCGAGGAGGGATGCATAATCGAGCGTCCCAAGGTGATCTACTGCCCCGCCACGGGACGGTTTGTAATGTGGTTTCACAACGAGCTGAAGGGACAGGGCTATGCCGCCGCCCAAGCCGGAGTGGCCACGAGCGACAATCCGCTCGGGCCGTTCAAGCTTTCGGCATCGTCACGCGTCAATCCGGGCATATATCCGCTCAACATGAGTGAAGCCGACCGCGCCCGCAACTGGGACGGCGTAGAGCTCGAGTGGTGGACACCCGATTGGTATGAAGCCATAAACCAAGGAATGCTCAACAAGCGCGACCACGAGAGCGGACAGATGTCGCGCGACATGACCGTATTTATCGACGACGACGGCAAAGCCTACCACATCTACTCGGCCGAGGAGAACCTCACACTCAACATAGCCGAGCTCGACTCGACCTACGAGCGTCACACGGGCCGCTACATACGTATATTCCCCGGCGGCCACAACGAGGCACCGGCCATATTCAAGAAGGACGGCACCTACTGGATGATAACATCGGGATGCACCGGCTGGGCACCCAACACCGCCCGCCTCATGCGCGCCGACTCCATCATGGGCACGTGGACACAGCTTCCCAACCCCTGCGTGGGACCGGGCGCCGACATAACCTTCGGCGGCCAAAGCACCTATATAATGCCTCACGAGGGAGGATTCACCTTCATGGCCGATATATGGAACCCCAAGGACCTCGGCAACTCACGCCATATATGGCTGCCGATAGAGTTCCGCACCGACGGCACACCCTATATAATGGGACGCGAGCGAGGCGAGGCATCGGGCGACGAGGCATGGCGCATGGTGTGGAGCGACGAGTTTGACCGCGACGGCAAGCCCGACCCCAAGATATGGAGCTACGAGAACGGATTTGTGCGTAATCACGAGCTGCAGTGGTATCAGCCTGAAAACGCCAACTGCCGCGACGGCCTCCTCGTAATCGAGGCCCGCAGCGAAAACCGTCCCAATCCCACCTACTCGGCCAATGCCGACGCCAACGACTGGCGCAAGTCGCGCAAGACGATCGACTACACATCGGCCTGCGTCAAGACACGCGGCACCAAGGATATGCTCTACGGACGACTGGATGTGCGCGCACGCATACCGGTAGGCGGCGGTTCATGGCCCGCAATATGGCTACTGGGCGAGAAGCAGCCCTGGCCCTCGTGCGGCGAAATAGATGTAATGGAGTACTACCGCATAAACGGCGAGCCCCACATACTCGCCAACGCAGCCTGGGGCACCGACAAGCCGCATCAGGCCAAGTGGAACAGCCAGCGCATACCCTACAGCCACTTCACCGACGCCGACCCCTTCTGGGCCGAGAAGTTCCACATCTGGCGCATGGACTGGGACGAGGAGAACATCAAGCTCTATCTCGACGGCGAGCTGCTCAACACAATACCCCTCAGCAGCACCGTAAACGGAAAGCAGGGCAACGGCACCAACCCCTTCACCTCACCGCAGTATATCCTGCTCAATCTCGCCATAGGAGGTGACAACGGCGGCACTCCCGATCCCGAGTGTTTTCCGATGAAATATGAAATCGATTATGTCAGACTATACGAGCCCGCAGCCCGAAAGTGA